Proteins encoded by one window of Brienomyrus brachyistius isolate T26 unplaced genomic scaffold, BBRACH_0.4 scaffold32, whole genome shotgun sequence:
- the LOC125721182 gene encoding uncharacterized protein LOC125721182 encodes MQKALLLDVKKKNNREVVKVKMERTFAHRRHEVVRDAPMVGDFMERWPALFEVNEVNAEFRRITTVPLQSKFLSQLDMYSEKLMRLFQKRGGKLGVQLKTVVEQMAKCDDVDAGRECIIKGVCIYMGEDPESLVREYVCMDGGAMDEAIEDTTIGIYVIKEHVSNEETDDIGIILEGIKVLKDLDNVALAVAMLFGLIYALNLSYPAELRYTFEVIQNIFMELDGNTLSNKALALKNRLLE; translated from the exons ATGCAAAAAGCTCTTCTCTTGGATGTTAAGAAGAAGAATAACCGAGAGGTTGTGAAAGTCAAGATGGAAAGGACATTCGCTCACAGAAGACACGAAGTTGTTCGAGATGCACCAATGGTGGGAGATTTCATGGAAAGGTGGCCTGCTCTGTTTGAAGTCAATGAG gTCAATGCAGAATTCAGGCGAATTACTACTGTCCCACTTCAGTCAAAATTTCTGTCCCAGCTTGACATGTATTCCGAGAAGCTGATGAGGCTCTTCCAAAAGAGAGGTGGCAAGCTAGGTGTTCAGCTCAAAACGGTTGTTGAacaaatggctaag TGTGATGATGTAGATGCTGGACGAGAGTGCATCATTAAAGGGGTCTGTATCTATATGGGTGAAGATCCTGAAAGCCTTGTGCGAGAATATGTG TGCATGGATGGAGGAGCCATGGACGAGGCCATTGAGGACACTACTATTGGTATTTATGTTATAAAAGAACATGTTTCAAATGAGGAAACGGATGATATTGGCATTATCCTTGAGGGGATCAAGGTTTTGAAGGATCTTGATAATGTAGCATTAGCTGTCGCTATGCTGTTTGGGCTGATATATGCCCTGAACCTAAGCTACCCTGCTGAGCTCCGCTACACCTTTGAGGTAATCCAGAACATTTTCATGGAACTGGATGGAAACACACTTTCCAACAAAGCACTTGCTTTGAAAAACAGGCTTCTAGAATGA